A part of Kitasatospora acidiphila genomic DNA contains:
- a CDS encoding SigE family RNA polymerase sigma factor: MGRQVFLTGAGAVGRLLRGTPGGVGSRGHGGTKGATLYRLAPVEERLPSTGQGGATGDSSAAEVDHLTEFTAYVRERRASLYATAYHLTGDRYEAEDLLQSALFSTYRAWGRIADKAAVGGYLRRTMTNLHISAWRRRKLNEYPTEELPETVGDTDAMGGTELRAVLWQALAKLPENQRTMLVLRYYEGRTDPEIADILNISVGTVKSSIWRALRRLRDDEHLNLTGDTTHAFGELVA, from the coding sequence CTGGGACGCCAAGTGTTCCTCACCGGCGCGGGGGCGGTTGGACGGCTGCTCAGGGGGACGCCGGGGGGCGTCGGCAGCCGGGGTCACGGGGGGACGAAGGGGGCGACCCTCTACCGGCTGGCGCCGGTGGAGGAGCGCCTGCCGTCGACGGGACAGGGGGGTGCGACGGGGGACTCGTCGGCCGCCGAGGTGGACCACCTGACGGAGTTCACCGCGTATGTGCGCGAGCGCCGCGCCTCCCTGTACGCGACGGCCTACCACCTGACCGGCGACCGCTACGAGGCCGAGGACCTGCTGCAGAGCGCGCTCTTCAGCACCTACCGGGCCTGGGGCCGGATCGCCGACAAGGCGGCGGTCGGCGGCTACCTGCGCCGCACCATGACCAACCTGCACATCTCGGCCTGGCGCCGGCGCAAGCTCAACGAGTACCCCACCGAGGAGCTCCCCGAGACCGTCGGCGACACCGACGCGATGGGCGGCACCGAGCTGCGGGCGGTGCTCTGGCAGGCGCTCGCCAAGCTCCCGGAGAACCAGCGCACCATGCTGGTGCTGCGCTACTACGAGGGCCGCACCGACCCGGAGATCGCCGACATATTGAACATCAGCGTCGGCACCGTCAAGAGCAGCATCTGGCGCGCCCTGCGCCGGCTGCGCGACGACGAGCACCTCAACCTCACCGGCGACACCACGCACGCCTTCGGCGAGCTGGTCGCCTGA
- the deoC gene encoding deoxyribose-phosphate aldolase, translated as MSTLAANAPGAAGGGLKDVAASEASLRRFLHGLPGVDQVGLEARAAALGTRSIKTTAKAYAIDLAISMIDLTTLEGADTVGKVRSLCAKGRNPDPSDPTAPRVAAICVYPDMVATAKEALKGTDIQVASVATAFPAGRAALPVKLADTADAVAAGADEIDMVIDRGAFLSGRYLDVFNEITAVKEACKRPDGTSAHLKVIFETGELQTYDNVRRASWLAMLAGADFIKTSTGKVAVNATPPVTLLMLEAVRDFRAQTGIQVGVKPAGGIRTTKDAMKYLVMVNETLGDDWLSPHWFRFGASSLLNDLLMQRQKLTTGRYSGPDYVTVD; from the coding sequence ATGTCCACTCTTGCAGCCAATGCCCCCGGCGCTGCGGGCGGCGGTCTGAAGGACGTCGCGGCGTCCGAGGCCTCGCTCCGCCGCTTCCTGCACGGCCTGCCCGGCGTCGACCAAGTCGGCCTGGAGGCCCGCGCCGCCGCCCTCGGCACCCGTTCGATCAAGACCACGGCCAAGGCGTACGCCATCGACCTGGCCATCTCGATGATCGACCTGACCACGCTCGAAGGCGCGGACACGGTCGGCAAGGTGCGCTCCCTGTGCGCCAAGGGCCGGAACCCCGACCCGAGCGACCCCACCGCCCCCCGCGTCGCCGCGATCTGCGTCTACCCGGACATGGTCGCCACCGCCAAGGAGGCGCTGAAGGGCACCGACATCCAGGTCGCCTCGGTCGCCACCGCCTTCCCGGCCGGCCGCGCCGCGCTGCCGGTGAAGCTGGCCGACACCGCCGACGCGGTGGCCGCCGGCGCCGACGAGATCGACATGGTGATCGACCGCGGCGCCTTCCTCTCCGGCCGCTACCTGGACGTCTTCAACGAGATCACCGCCGTCAAGGAGGCATGCAAGCGCCCCGACGGCACCTCGGCCCACCTCAAGGTGATCTTCGAGACCGGCGAGCTGCAGACCTATGACAACGTGCGCCGGGCCTCCTGGCTGGCGATGCTGGCCGGCGCCGACTTCATCAAGACCTCGACCGGCAAGGTGGCCGTCAACGCCACTCCCCCGGTGACCCTGCTGATGCTCGAAGCCGTCCGCGACTTCCGGGCGCAGACCGGCATCCAGGTCGGCGTGAAGCCGGCCGGCGGCATCCGGACCACCAAGGACGCCATGAAGTACCTGGTGATGGTCAACGAGACCCTGGGCGACGATTGGCTGAGCCCGCACTGGTTCCGCTTCGGCGCCTCCAGCCTGCTCAACGATCTCCTGATGCAGCGTCAGAAGCTGACCACCGGACGGTACTCCGGTCCCGACTACGTGACGGTGGACTGA
- a CDS encoding ATP-binding protein yields the protein MNPAPVRRARVVLLSGPSGSGKSSLAERAGLPVLQLDDFYKDGDDPSLPPLPDGSGIDWDSPASWHGDQALTAIRQLVETGRAEVPVYSIPANGRAGSRLLELHGAPAFIAEGIFAAELVAGCRAEDLLGDALCLRNHPLVTAWRRFRRDLREGRKSVGFLVRRGWRLMRAERAIVARQVCLGSHACDGPEAARRVRTVADRPEPAVASIA from the coding sequence ATGAACCCCGCCCCTGTTCGTCGCGCCCGCGTGGTGCTGCTGTCCGGGCCCTCGGGATCGGGCAAGTCCTCACTGGCCGAGCGGGCCGGACTCCCGGTGCTGCAGCTCGACGACTTCTACAAGGACGGCGACGACCCGAGCCTCCCGCCACTGCCCGACGGCAGCGGCATCGACTGGGACTCGCCCGCCTCCTGGCACGGCGACCAGGCGCTGACCGCGATCCGTCAGCTGGTGGAGACCGGCCGGGCCGAGGTGCCCGTCTACTCCATCCCGGCCAACGGTCGGGCCGGCTCCCGGCTCCTGGAGCTGCACGGCGCCCCGGCGTTCATCGCCGAGGGGATCTTCGCCGCCGAGCTGGTCGCCGGCTGCCGCGCCGAGGACCTGCTCGGCGACGCGCTCTGCCTGCGCAACCACCCGCTGGTCACCGCCTGGCGCCGGTTCCGCCGCGATCTGCGCGAGGGCCGCAAGTCGGTCGGCTTCCTGGTGCGGCGCGGCTGGCGGCTGATGCGCGCCGAACGCGCCATCGTGGCCCGCCAGGTCTGTCTCGGCTCCCACGCCTGCGACGGCCCCGAAGCCGCCCGCCGGGTGCGGACCGTGGCCGACCGGCCCGAACCGGCCGTCGCCTCGATCGCCTGA
- a CDS encoding aldehyde dehydrogenase family protein — protein sequence MAKNKNAAEPVRKSGLFEYAPAPESPAAAGDIATSYGHFINGEFADSSGSEALKTVNPATEQVLAEFAQGTDEDVDRAVKAARKAFADWSALPGSERAKYLFRIARIIQERSRELAVLESIDNGKPIKETRDVDLPLVAAHFFYYAGWADKLDFAGYGPSPKPLGVAGQVIPWNFPLMMLAWKIAPALATGNTVVLKPAETTPLTALRFAEICRQAGLPKGVVNIVTGDGRTGAALTAHPDVNKVAFTGSTPVGRAIAKQLAGTRKKLSLELGGKAANIVFDDAPIDQAVEGIVNGIFFNQGHVCCAGSRLLVQESVQDELLDALKRRMATLRVGDPLDKNTDIGAINSAAQLARITELATAGEAEGAERWAPECELPSAGYWFRPTLFTGVSQAHRIAREEIFGPVLSVLTFRTPAEALEKANNTPYGLSAGIWTEKGSRILWMADRLKAGVVWANTFNKFDPTSPFGGYKESGYGREGGRHGLEAYLDV from the coding sequence ATGGCCAAGAACAAGAACGCCGCAGAGCCGGTCCGCAAGAGCGGGCTGTTCGAGTACGCCCCCGCCCCGGAGTCGCCCGCCGCGGCCGGCGACATCGCCACCTCCTACGGCCACTTCATCAACGGCGAGTTCGCCGACTCCAGCGGCAGCGAGGCGCTGAAGACGGTCAACCCGGCCACCGAGCAGGTGCTCGCCGAGTTCGCCCAGGGCACCGACGAGGACGTCGACCGCGCCGTCAAGGCGGCACGCAAGGCGTTCGCCGACTGGTCGGCGCTGCCCGGCAGCGAGCGCGCCAAGTACCTGTTCCGGATCGCCCGGATCATCCAGGAGCGCTCCCGCGAGCTGGCCGTGCTGGAGTCGATCGACAACGGCAAGCCGATCAAGGAGACCCGGGACGTCGATCTGCCGCTGGTCGCCGCGCACTTCTTCTACTACGCGGGCTGGGCGGACAAGCTGGACTTCGCCGGCTACGGTCCCAGCCCGAAGCCGCTGGGCGTGGCCGGCCAGGTCATCCCGTGGAACTTCCCGCTGATGATGCTGGCGTGGAAGATCGCCCCGGCGCTGGCCACCGGCAACACCGTGGTCCTCAAGCCCGCCGAGACCACCCCGCTGACCGCTCTGCGGTTCGCCGAGATCTGCCGCCAGGCCGGTCTGCCCAAGGGCGTGGTCAACATCGTCACCGGCGACGGCCGCACCGGTGCCGCGCTCACCGCGCACCCGGACGTCAACAAGGTGGCGTTCACCGGCTCCACTCCGGTCGGCCGCGCGATCGCCAAGCAACTGGCCGGTACCCGCAAGAAGTTGTCGCTGGAGCTGGGCGGCAAGGCGGCCAACATCGTCTTCGACGACGCGCCGATCGACCAGGCGGTCGAGGGCATCGTCAACGGCATCTTCTTCAACCAGGGGCACGTCTGCTGCGCCGGCTCCCGGCTGCTGGTCCAGGAGTCCGTCCAGGACGAGCTGCTGGACGCCCTCAAGCGCCGGATGGCCACCCTGCGGGTCGGCGACCCGCTGGACAAGAACACCGACATCGGCGCCATCAACTCGGCCGCCCAGCTGGCCCGGATCACCGAGCTGGCCACCGCCGGCGAGGCCGAGGGCGCCGAGCGCTGGGCGCCGGAGTGCGAACTCCCGTCCGCCGGTTACTGGTTCCGCCCCACGCTGTTCACCGGCGTGAGCCAGGCGCACCGGATCGCCCGGGAGGAGATCTTCGGCCCGGTGCTGTCGGTGCTGACCTTCCGCACCCCGGCCGAGGCGCTGGAGAAGGCCAACAACACCCCGTACGGACTCTCCGCCGGCATCTGGACGGAGAAGGGCTCGCGCATCCTCTGGATGGCCGACCGGCTGAAGGCCGGTGTGGTGTGGGCCAACACCTTCAACAAGTTCGACCCGACCTCGCCGTTCGGCGGCTACAAGGAGTCGGGCTACGGCCGCGAGGGTGGCCGGCACGGTCTGGAGGCCTACCTCGATGTCTGA
- a CDS encoding response regulator transcription factor translates to MPFLLLIEDDDAIRTGLELALTRQGHRVAAAASGEDGLRLFKEQRPDLIVLDVMLPGIDGFEVCRRIRRSDQLPIILLTARSDDIDVVVGLESGADDYVVKPVQPRVLDARIRAVLRRGERENSDSSAFGSLVIDRSAMTVTKDGQDLQLTPTELRLLLELSRRPGQALSRQQLLRLVWEHDYLGDSRLVDACVQRLRAKVEDVPSAPTLIRTVRGVGYRLDPPS, encoded by the coding sequence GTGCCTTTCCTCCTTCTGATCGAGGACGACGACGCCATCCGGACCGGCCTCGAACTCGCCCTCACCCGCCAGGGCCACCGTGTGGCCGCCGCCGCCTCCGGCGAGGACGGCCTGCGGCTGTTCAAGGAGCAGCGGCCCGACCTGATCGTGCTGGACGTGATGCTGCCGGGCATCGACGGCTTCGAGGTCTGCCGGCGGATCCGGCGGTCCGACCAGTTGCCGATCATCCTGCTGACGGCCCGCTCGGACGACATCGACGTGGTGGTCGGCCTGGAGTCCGGCGCCGACGACTACGTGGTCAAACCGGTCCAGCCACGGGTGCTGGACGCCCGGATCCGCGCGGTGCTGCGCCGCGGCGAGCGGGAGAACTCGGACTCCTCGGCGTTCGGCTCGCTGGTGATCGACCGTTCCGCGATGACCGTGACCAAGGACGGCCAGGACCTCCAGCTCACCCCGACCGAGCTGCGGCTGCTGCTGGAACTCAGCCGCCGGCCGGGCCAGGCGCTCTCCCGCCAGCAGCTGCTGCGGCTGGTCTGGGAGCACGACTACCTGGGCGACTCGCGCCTGGTGGACGCCTGTGTGCAGCGACTGCGGGCCAAGGTGGAGGATGTCCCTTCGGCACCCACCCTGATCCGCACGGTCCGCGGCGTCGGCTATCGTCTGGACCCGCCCTCCTGA
- a CDS encoding AraC family transcriptional regulator has product MDVLSDAITAMRTGRPHAGHHRRAAPWGVRFPAGDGVGFHAVLDGEAWLHPPGDAAPARMAAGDLVLLPHGASYGIADAPDRTLRPAVLDADGRLRPQPPQAGPGAEAGSSSMLCGAYLLNQARPHPLLAELPPHLHLRTRDGRHARLRTVIDLLADELTDRRPGADALLPALLDTLLLHVLRAWYAEQADTERPGWAHALHDQAISTALHAIHDDPARPWTVEELGARAGLSRAAFARRFTTLVGRPPLAYLTWWRMTTAGRLLRDTDAPLRTIAHRTGYLSEFAFAKAFKREYRVSPGRYRAAGRPLGGTEDQNGQAARVGG; this is encoded by the coding sequence ATGGACGTGCTCAGCGACGCGATCACCGCCATGCGCACCGGCCGGCCGCACGCCGGCCACCACCGGCGGGCCGCCCCCTGGGGCGTGCGGTTCCCGGCCGGTGACGGGGTCGGGTTCCACGCGGTGCTGGACGGCGAGGCCTGGCTGCACCCGCCGGGCGACGCCGCGCCGGCCCGGATGGCGGCCGGCGACCTGGTGCTGCTGCCGCACGGCGCGAGCTACGGAATCGCCGACGCCCCGGACCGCACCCTGCGCCCCGCCGTGCTCGACGCGGACGGCCGACTGCGACCCCAGCCACCGCAGGCCGGGCCCGGCGCCGAGGCGGGCAGCAGCAGCATGCTCTGCGGCGCCTACCTGCTCAACCAGGCCCGCCCGCACCCACTGCTCGCCGAACTGCCGCCCCACCTGCACCTGCGCACCCGGGACGGCCGCCACGCCCGGCTGCGCACCGTGATCGATCTGCTGGCCGACGAACTGACGGACCGCCGACCCGGCGCGGACGCCCTGCTCCCCGCCCTGCTCGACACCCTGCTGCTGCACGTCCTGCGCGCCTGGTACGCCGAGCAGGCCGACACCGAACGCCCCGGCTGGGCCCACGCCCTGCACGACCAGGCGATCAGCACCGCCCTGCACGCGATCCACGACGACCCCGCCCGCCCCTGGACCGTCGAGGAACTCGGCGCCCGGGCCGGCCTCTCCCGCGCCGCCTTCGCCCGCCGCTTCACCACCCTGGTCGGCCGGCCCCCGCTCGCCTACCTCACCTGGTGGCGGATGACCACCGCCGGCCGCCTCCTCCGCGACACCGACGCCCCCCTGCGCACCATCGCCCACCGCACCGGCTACCTCAGCGAGTTCGCCTTCGCCAAGGCCTTCAAGCGCGAGTACAGGGTGTCGCCGGGGCGGTACCGGGCGGCGGGTCGCCCGTTGGGGGGAACAGAGGACCAAAACGGGCAAGCGGCGCGGGTGGGCGGCTAA
- a CDS encoding SDR family oxidoreductase, whose amino-acid sequence MDKDTTTQPIAHERPLAGRVALVAGATRGAGRALAVELGRAGATVYVTGRTTRERVSEVGRATETIEETAELVAAAGGTGTAVPTDHLDEEQVRALVERIGRERGRLDILVNDLWGGEHLLANSVFGKKSWETPLADGLRILELGVRSHVITAALALPLLVRSDAPLHVEVTDGTAAFNRRYRGNLYYDLAKNAPIRIAFGLGEELADHGGTAVAVTPGFLRSEQMLAHFGVTEENWRDAIAREPDFALAESPYYLARAVAALAADPDRAARWNGKSASSAELAKTYGVRDVDGSRPDCWSYFEAVKFGGKDGSVDDYR is encoded by the coding sequence ATGGACAAGGACACCACCACCCAGCCCATCGCCCACGAACGCCCGCTCGCCGGCCGGGTCGCGCTCGTCGCCGGCGCCACCCGGGGTGCCGGACGGGCGCTCGCCGTCGAGCTCGGCCGTGCGGGCGCCACCGTGTACGTCACCGGCCGCACCACCCGGGAGCGCGTCAGCGAGGTCGGCCGGGCCACGGAGACCATCGAGGAGACCGCGGAGCTGGTTGCCGCGGCCGGCGGCACCGGTACCGCCGTTCCCACCGATCACCTGGACGAGGAGCAGGTGCGCGCCCTCGTCGAGCGGATCGGCCGTGAGCGGGGAAGGCTCGACATCCTCGTCAACGACCTCTGGGGCGGCGAGCATCTGCTTGCCAACTCCGTCTTCGGCAAGAAGAGTTGGGAGACACCGCTGGCCGACGGCCTGCGGATCCTGGAGCTCGGGGTGCGCTCGCACGTGATCACCGCGGCCCTGGCCCTCCCGCTGCTGGTCCGCTCGGACGCGCCGCTGCACGTGGAGGTCACCGACGGCACGGCGGCCTTCAACCGCCGCTACCGCGGGAACCTCTACTACGACCTCGCGAAGAACGCCCCGATCCGGATCGCCTTCGGACTGGGCGAGGAGCTGGCGGACCACGGGGGCACCGCGGTCGCCGTCACGCCGGGCTTCCTGCGCTCGGAGCAGATGCTCGCCCACTTCGGCGTGACGGAGGAGAACTGGCGCGACGCCATCGCCCGGGAACCGGACTTCGCCCTCGCCGAATCGCCGTACTACCTCGCCCGCGCGGTCGCCGCGCTCGCCGCCGACCCGGACCGGGCGGCCCGCTGGAACGGGAAGTCCGCCTCCAGCGCGGAACTCGCCAAGACCTATGGCGTACGGGACGTGGACGGCAGCCGGCCGGACTGCTGGTCGTACTTCGAGGCCGTCAAGTTCGGCGGGAAGGACGGCTCGGTGGACGACTACCGCTGA
- a CDS encoding aminoglycoside phosphotransferase family protein, with product MTLHQNEIRVDETVVRALLREQRPELADLPVSPAGAGTDNRMYRLGDELLVRLPRTPGNAEAVRKEQAWLPRLAPQLPCRIPELVYCGTPGDAFPLAWSVYRWIDGEVVGPGRVTDWPAFGADLAETVRRLHAVPLMGATREGELSWYRGGDLQACDGWVSRCFDERRAIEGLDLDIAQLHHLWQGALALPEPSGGQVWLHGDLKPTNLLVQHGRLHAVIDFGGLSVGFPDAEHAAVWDLPAAARRAYWEALDLDEATWLRARAWAIAVGVSGVSYYWRTYPEFVDECLSRLRAILEEKG from the coding sequence GTGACACTTCACCAGAACGAGATCCGCGTAGATGAGACGGTCGTCCGAGCACTACTGCGAGAGCAGCGACCGGAGTTGGCCGACCTCCCGGTCTCCCCGGCGGGCGCGGGCACGGACAACCGGATGTACCGGCTCGGCGACGAGTTGCTCGTGCGGCTGCCGCGCACCCCGGGCAATGCGGAGGCGGTGCGCAAGGAGCAGGCCTGGCTGCCGCGCTTGGCGCCGCAGTTGCCCTGCCGCATCCCGGAGTTGGTGTACTGCGGTACGCCGGGGGACGCGTTCCCGCTGGCGTGGTCGGTGTACCGCTGGATCGACGGCGAGGTGGTCGGCCCGGGGCGGGTCACCGACTGGCCCGCCTTCGGGGCCGACCTGGCGGAGACCGTGCGGCGCCTGCATGCCGTCCCGCTGATGGGGGCCACTCGCGAGGGCGAGCTCAGCTGGTACCGAGGGGGTGACTTGCAGGCCTGCGACGGATGGGTCAGCCGCTGCTTCGACGAGCGTCGAGCGATCGAGGGCCTGGACCTCGACATCGCGCAGTTGCACCACCTGTGGCAGGGCGCGCTCGCCCTGCCCGAGCCGTCCGGAGGCCAGGTGTGGCTCCACGGCGACCTCAAGCCCACCAACCTGCTGGTCCAGCACGGCAGATTGCACGCCGTCATCGACTTCGGAGGCCTCTCGGTGGGCTTCCCGGACGCCGAGCATGCGGCGGTGTGGGATCTGCCGGCGGCGGCCCGGCGGGCGTACTGGGAGGCGCTGGACCTCGACGAGGCGACCTGGCTGCGGGCGAGGGCGTGGGCGATCGCCGTCGGGGTCAGCGGGGTGTCGTACTACTGGCGCACCTACCCCGAGTTCGTCGACGAGTGCCTGTCGCGGCTGCGGGCGATCCTGGAGGAGAAAGGGTGA
- a CDS encoding zinc-binding dehydrogenase, whose product MALAVAPGGLLIVYGWLDPRPAPLPMNWGLRVLGFAYGELARTPEVRRRMLHFLGAGLRAGTLAPVIDRTFDLSEIADAHRHLEANGQVGKVVVTVKS is encoded by the coding sequence TTGGCGCTCGCGGTGGCGCCCGGCGGCCTGCTGATCGTCTACGGCTGGCTGGACCCGCGGCCGGCGCCGCTGCCGATGAACTGGGGACTGCGTGTCCTCGGGTTCGCCTACGGTGAGCTGGCGCGGACCCCGGAGGTCCGGCGCCGGATGCTGCACTTCCTGGGCGCCGGGCTGCGGGCCGGCACGCTGGCCCCGGTGATCGATCGGACCTTCGACCTGTCCGAGATCGCCGACGCCCACCGCCACTTGGAGGCCAACGGTCAGGTTGGCAAGGTGGTTGTGACCGTAAAGAGTTGA
- a CDS encoding G1 family glutamic endopeptidase → MAILYCHRLTAAHTGLGSEHEHPDRPPPRSQHAPIPDTRRHPRGSGDHPRRPVAPTTAAAAQGLSFRPLHYNINGYNWGGYAATGSGFTSVSASWTEPNATCNSTNDLYAPWVGIDGYGTSTVEQTGVATDCSSGSPVDQAWYEMYPANPVYLSQSSYPVSAGNVINASVTYAGSNRYTLKLTNSSRGWTYTTTKSLSSGQRASAEVIIESPTGAYPNFGTLNFSSATVNGKSLGSFNPVALDPSNGAYEARTSGLGSSGTSFSETFLQE, encoded by the coding sequence TTGGCCATCCTTTACTGCCACCGCCTCACAGCCGCCCACACCGGCTTGGGGTCGGAGCACGAGCATCCTGATCGTCCCCCACCGAGGAGCCAGCATGCGCCGATTCCTGATACGCGTCGCCACCCTCGCGGCAGCGGCGACCACCCTCGCCGCCCCGTCGCGCCGACCACCGCGGCGGCCGCACAGGGACTGTCGTTCCGCCCCCTGCACTACAACATCAACGGCTACAACTGGGGCGGCTACGCCGCCACGGGCAGCGGCTTCACCTCCGTCTCGGCGAGCTGGACCGAGCCGAACGCCACCTGCAACTCCACCAACGACCTCTACGCCCCCTGGGTCGGCATCGACGGGTACGGCACGTCCACCGTGGAGCAGACCGGCGTCGCGACCGACTGCTCCAGCGGCAGCCCCGTGGACCAGGCCTGGTACGAGATGTACCCCGCGAACCCGGTCTACCTGAGCCAGAGCTCCTACCCGGTGTCGGCCGGCAACGTGATCAACGCCTCGGTCACCTACGCCGGGAGCAACCGGTACACCCTGAAGCTGACCAACTCCTCGCGCGGCTGGACCTACACCACCACCAAGTCCCTCTCCTCCGGGCAGCGGGCCAGCGCCGAGGTCATCATCGAGTCGCCGACCGGGGCCTACCCCAACTTCGGCACCCTGAACTTCAGCTCGGCCACCGTCAACGGCAAGTCCCTCGGATCCTTCAACCCGGTCGCGCTCGACCCGTCGAACGGCGCCTACGAGGCCCGCACCAGCGGGCTCGGCTCCAGCGGCACCAGCTTCAGCGAAACGTTCCTGCAGGAGTAG
- a CDS encoding aldehyde dehydrogenase family protein yields MSETAMRLDVFKTYKLYVGGKFPRSESGRVYEVTDAKGQWLANAPLGTRKDTRDAVLAARAAVKGWSGTTAYNRGQVLYRVAEMLQGRREQFAAEVAAAEGLGGKKAAALVDQAIDRWVWYAGWTDKVAQIAGAANPVAGPFFNLSVPEPTGVVGIVAPQTGYGFSFLGLVSVLAPVIATGNTAVVAAAADAPLPALSLGEVLATSDVPGGVVNVISGRTADIAPTLASHQDVNALDLAGAIAADGPGTATALEELAADTLKRVLRTAVDPAAQDWTNDPGTDRLLSFLETKTVWHPMGQ; encoded by the coding sequence ATGTCTGAGACTGCCATGCGACTTGATGTCTTCAAGACCTACAAGCTGTACGTCGGCGGGAAGTTCCCGCGCTCCGAGAGCGGGCGGGTGTACGAGGTGACCGACGCAAAGGGCCAGTGGCTCGCCAACGCCCCGCTCGGGACCCGCAAGGACACCCGGGACGCCGTGCTGGCCGCCCGCGCCGCCGTCAAGGGCTGGTCCGGCACCACCGCCTACAACCGCGGTCAAGTCCTGTACCGGGTCGCCGAGATGCTGCAGGGCCGCCGCGAGCAGTTCGCCGCCGAGGTGGCCGCGGCCGAGGGCCTGGGCGGCAAGAAGGCCGCCGCGCTGGTCGACCAGGCGATCGACCGCTGGGTCTGGTACGCGGGCTGGACCGACAAGGTGGCCCAGATCGCCGGTGCCGCCAACCCGGTGGCCGGCCCGTTCTTCAACCTGTCGGTGCCCGAACCCACCGGCGTGGTGGGCATCGTGGCCCCGCAGACCGGCTACGGGTTCTCCTTCCTCGGCCTGGTGTCGGTGCTCGCCCCGGTGATCGCCACCGGCAACACCGCGGTGGTGGCGGCCGCGGCTGACGCGCCGCTGCCCGCCCTGTCGCTGGGCGAGGTGCTGGCCACCTCGGACGTGCCGGGCGGCGTGGTGAACGTCATCTCCGGCCGCACCGCGGACATCGCCCCCACCCTGGCGTCCCACCAGGACGTCAACGCCCTCGACCTGGCCGGCGCGATCGCCGCGGACGGTCCGGGCACGGCGACCGCCCTGGAGGAGCTGGCCGCGGACACCCTGAAGCGGGTGCTGCGCACGGCCGTCGACCCGGCGGCCCAGGACTGGACCAATGATCCGGGAACCGACCGGCTACTCTCGTTCCTGGAGACCAAGACCGTCTGGCACCCGATGGGCCAGTAG
- a CDS encoding zinc-dependent alcohol dehydrogenase family protein — translation MAKMVLFDEPGGPEVLRIADVELGEPGPDQVLVRTEAIGLNRAEALFRAGAYYYQPTLPASRLGYEAAGMVVAVGSAVTGFAVGDPVVSTVGGHMSTDGVYGDHFLLPAASLDRRPDGVDSVTAAASWLSYGTAYGALVERGGLRPGDHVVITAASSSVGVAAIQIANHFGAIPIAVTRTAGKRDQLLKLGAAQVIVSDEEPVVERVRELTGGRVPSSSSTRSPGPGWGSWRSRWRPAAC, via the coding sequence ATGGCCAAGATGGTGCTGTTCGACGAGCCGGGTGGCCCCGAGGTGCTCCGGATCGCCGATGTCGAGCTCGGGGAGCCCGGTCCGGACCAGGTGCTGGTGCGGACCGAGGCGATCGGTCTCAACCGGGCGGAGGCGCTCTTCCGGGCCGGTGCGTACTACTACCAGCCGACGCTGCCCGCCTCGCGGCTCGGCTACGAGGCGGCCGGCATGGTGGTGGCGGTCGGCTCGGCGGTGACCGGCTTCGCCGTCGGCGACCCGGTGGTGAGCACGGTCGGCGGCCACATGAGCACCGACGGCGTCTACGGCGACCACTTCCTGCTGCCCGCCGCCTCGCTGGACCGGCGGCCCGACGGCGTGGACTCGGTGACCGCGGCCGCCTCCTGGCTCTCCTACGGCACCGCCTACGGCGCGCTGGTGGAGCGCGGTGGGCTGCGGCCCGGCGACCACGTGGTGATCACCGCCGCCTCGTCCAGCGTCGGGGTGGCCGCGATCCAGATCGCCAACCACTTCGGCGCCATCCCGATCGCGGTCACCCGCACCGCCGGCAAGCGCGACCAGCTGCTGAAGCTCGGCGCGGCCCAGGTGATCGTCAGTGACGAGGAGCCGGTGGTGGAGCGGGTCCGCGAGCTCACCGGCGGGCGGGTGCCGAGTTCGTCTTCGACCCGGTCGCCGGGCCCGGGCTGGGGGAGTTGGCGCTCGCGGTGGCGCCCGGCGGCCTGCTGA